The Aureispira anguillae genome contains a region encoding:
- a CDS encoding leucine-rich repeat domain-containing protein: MKKTFLLIPLLVLSYSLFAQKDKCYTNLKEALQSADLVYHLDLAKKGLDTFPDTILLFKNLEILNLYGNQISSIPETIGTLKALKKLQLSKNQLSAVPESLGQLKKLETCYLDHNKLTTLPESVCQLKQLKSLSLSNNQIKTLPAYIGQLQALETLSVQLNPLASIPESITKLKNLKELYLCCNQFTAVPESVWKIKTLESLLLFRNQLTSLSESVGQLEQLQKLMIDENQLTALPESIGKLKALKELSLGHNPITQLPKSFGALSNLEILTIHHTPLRTLPETFGQLNKLQTLGMRHNKLRRLPESFGQLKALEICYLNHNKLTTLPKSFGDLGNLRYLLIEDNRLVSLPESIGNLKSIERIDLHANPLKTLPSSFQQLKTLSSLSLDEGLEEIGWKIYYALPHCHITYGH, encoded by the coding sequence ATGAAAAAAACATTCCTTTTAATCCCCCTTCTAGTCCTTTCTTATTCACTTTTTGCTCAAAAAGATAAATGCTACACCAATCTTAAGGAAGCACTCCAATCGGCTGATTTGGTTTATCATCTGGATTTGGCTAAAAAAGGTTTAGATACCTTTCCTGACACCATTCTGTTGTTCAAAAATTTAGAAATACTTAATTTATATGGCAACCAAATCAGCAGTATTCCTGAAACAATTGGAACCCTTAAAGCATTAAAAAAACTACAATTAAGCAAAAATCAACTTAGCGCAGTCCCTGAATCATTGGGACAACTTAAAAAGTTAGAAACCTGCTATTTAGACCACAATAAACTCACAACATTGCCTGAATCGGTCTGCCAACTAAAACAATTAAAATCACTCTCGCTTTCTAACAATCAAATCAAAACTCTGCCTGCTTATATTGGTCAACTACAAGCCCTCGAAACGCTTTCCGTGCAGTTAAATCCACTTGCTAGCATCCCTGAATCCATTACCAAGCTCAAAAATTTAAAAGAACTGTATCTTTGTTGCAATCAGTTTACAGCAGTTCCTGAATCGGTCTGGAAGATCAAAACATTAGAATCATTGCTGCTTTTTAGAAATCAGTTGACTTCTTTGTCCGAATCTGTTGGGCAATTAGAACAACTGCAAAAACTCATGATCGATGAAAATCAACTCACTGCATTGCCAGAGTCCATTGGCAAACTCAAAGCACTAAAAGAACTTTCTTTGGGGCACAATCCAATTACTCAACTTCCTAAATCTTTTGGGGCATTGAGTAACTTAGAAATATTAACCATTCACCATACGCCACTCCGCACTTTACCAGAGACATTTGGACAATTAAATAAATTACAAACGCTTGGAATGCGCCACAACAAACTTCGCAGACTCCCCGAATCATTTGGACAACTTAAGGCATTAGAAATTTGCTACTTAAACCACAACAAACTTACAACATTGCCTAAGTCTTTTGGTGATTTGGGCAATTTGCGATATTTATTAATAGAAGACAATCGACTCGTTTCTCTACCTGAATCCATTGGAAATCTTAAATCCATTGAACGAATAGATTTGCATGCCAATCCACTCAAAACCTTGCCTTCC
- a CDS encoding tetratricopeptide repeat protein, with amino-acid sequence MKSLIIIFLLIQVVAFSQGDYRAHLDADLAKKSDKKQQLIDLKKTEKDKIKRSIISNKLGLIYQKEGQLDSAYLLHQQALKLALADANHPEEIAISYNKIGIIHYYKGSYDSAAHFFDLSIPYYSTPTLKANSLNNLALMNKYKERPDLAIQNYLAALGIYKQEQLATQQIVVLNNIGALHYALKEDSLAILYHTQALDLALKTNNKEDEMTSKSNLANCYDLQKKYQQAISIYKEVLQYFEATHNNHLIVPSKNNLANCYSKLGNHQEALKNYLELLDFMGAERQFSNKEAILSNIGDCYIHLKKPQKALIYYQQALAFAQEYQIVLRYEPIYKGLAVVYKNLNNIDSSLYFKNKQLELRDSLDRVEKEKKMMELETKYQHRALTANLTKTQKKLADTTKAKSFFSKGFLIALCFILITIGLAAILYQRYLDKKELTEELRHNIASKNQEIEHLNHQQEKGKLPYPSIYSPLTKREKEVLQAVQEGLKDQEIADKLFLSVTTIRTHLRKAYSKIGVRNRAEATLFVTQYEL; translated from the coding sequence ATGAAGTCCCTTATTATCATATTTCTTTTAATCCAAGTTGTTGCCTTTTCTCAGGGCGACTATAGAGCACATTTAGATGCTGACTTAGCCAAAAAAAGCGATAAAAAACAACAGTTAATTGACCTCAAAAAAACGGAAAAGGACAAGATTAAGCGGTCTATTATTAGCAATAAACTAGGGCTTATTTATCAAAAAGAAGGGCAGTTAGACAGCGCCTATTTATTGCATCAACAAGCCCTAAAACTAGCCTTAGCAGATGCTAACCATCCAGAGGAAATAGCAATTTCTTACAACAAAATCGGCATCATCCATTATTATAAAGGGAGTTACGATTCTGCTGCTCATTTTTTTGACTTGTCCATCCCCTATTATTCCACCCCAACGTTAAAAGCCAATAGCCTCAATAACTTGGCATTAATGAATAAATATAAAGAACGTCCTGATTTAGCCATCCAAAATTATTTAGCAGCATTAGGCATTTATAAACAGGAACAGTTAGCAACCCAACAAATTGTTGTCTTAAATAATATTGGTGCATTGCATTATGCGCTCAAAGAGGATTCTCTTGCTATTCTGTATCATACTCAAGCCTTAGATTTAGCCCTCAAAACCAACAACAAAGAAGATGAAATGACCAGCAAATCGAATTTGGCGAATTGTTATGATCTTCAAAAGAAATATCAACAAGCAATTTCTATCTATAAAGAAGTACTTCAGTATTTTGAAGCCACCCACAACAACCATCTAATCGTTCCTAGCAAAAATAATTTAGCCAATTGCTACAGTAAGTTGGGCAATCATCAAGAAGCACTAAAAAATTATTTAGAGCTGTTAGATTTCATGGGCGCTGAAAGACAATTCTCCAACAAAGAAGCTATCTTATCTAATATAGGAGATTGCTACATTCATCTAAAAAAGCCTCAGAAGGCACTCATTTATTACCAACAGGCACTAGCATTCGCCCAAGAATATCAAATTGTACTACGATACGAACCTATTTACAAAGGATTGGCAGTCGTTTATAAAAACTTAAACAACATTGATTCCTCACTCTATTTTAAAAACAAACAACTGGAATTAAGAGATTCCTTGGATCGGGTTGAGAAAGAGAAAAAAATGATGGAATTAGAAACGAAGTACCAACATAGAGCATTGACAGCCAACTTAACTAAAACTCAAAAAAAACTAGCCGATACCACCAAAGCCAAATCATTTTTTTCTAAGGGCTTTTTAATTGCCCTATGTTTTATTTTAATTACAATAGGCCTTGCTGCTATTCTTTACCAACGCTACCTAGACAAAAAAGAACTTACCGAAGAACTTCGCCATAACATTGCCTCTAAAAACCAAGAAATTGAACACTTAAACCATCAACAAGAAAAAGGTAAGCTGCCTTATCCCTCTATTTATAGCCCACTGACCAAAAGGGAAAAAGAAGTCTTGCAGGCAGTCCAAGAGGGCTTAAAAGATCAAGAAATTGCCGATAAGCTATTTCTATCGGTTACCACTATTCGCACACATTTGCGCAAAGCATATTCCAAAATTGGCGTAAGAAATCGTGCTGAAGCAACGCTTTTTGTCACCCAATACGAACTTTAA